CTCTGCGCCTTCATTTTCACAGATCACTTTCCATTTGCTCACAAAAGAATCAGACACATCTAACAAAGCACAAATCTCTTTTGTTTTGAAATTATGAATGAGCATTTTTTACTGCCAGTGCTCT
The window above is part of the Bdellovibrionales bacterium genome. Proteins encoded here:
- a CDS encoding helix-turn-helix domain-containing protein, which encodes MLIHNFKTKEICALLDVSDSFVSKWKVICENEGAEGLRVNYKGVLDF